In Mycolicibacterium mucogenicum DSM 44124, the following are encoded in one genomic region:
- the phaZ gene encoding poly(3-hydroxyalkanoate) depolymerase — translation MTVTERYLSVGGQRLRVRIDHGTDPSVVPLVLCNGIGASLEVLDPFVEHLPGTVIRFDVPGTGGSPTSFAPYGFPYLAWVLGRLLNKLGFTVVDILGLSWGGALAQQFAFQNPRRCRRLVLVATGTGAVMVPGHPRVLAKMVTPKRFSNTSYAASIAGELYGGTVRQHGDDVAKLFPQQLHAGSKIGYLHQLMAGAVWTSIHALPAVRQETLIVAGTDDPIIPVANARIMNFLLPHSHLHLHSGGHVDLITNAGELAPVIARFLNEPGERA, via the coding sequence ATGACGGTCACCGAGCGCTACCTGTCGGTCGGCGGCCAGCGACTTCGGGTCCGGATCGACCATGGCACCGACCCGAGCGTGGTTCCGCTGGTGCTGTGCAACGGCATCGGCGCCAGCCTCGAAGTGCTCGACCCCTTCGTCGAGCACCTGCCGGGCACCGTGATCCGGTTCGACGTCCCCGGCACCGGCGGATCACCAACCTCGTTCGCGCCCTACGGCTTTCCCTACCTGGCCTGGGTTCTGGGCCGGCTGCTGAACAAGCTGGGGTTCACGGTCGTCGACATCCTCGGTCTGTCGTGGGGTGGGGCGCTGGCACAGCAGTTCGCCTTCCAGAACCCCCGGCGCTGCCGGCGGCTGGTCCTCGTGGCCACCGGGACGGGGGCCGTGATGGTGCCCGGACATCCGCGGGTGCTGGCGAAAATGGTGACGCCGAAACGGTTCTCGAACACCTCGTACGCCGCCTCGATCGCCGGGGAACTCTACGGCGGTACCGTCCGGCAGCACGGCGACGACGTCGCCAAGCTGTTCCCGCAGCAGCTGCATGCCGGTTCGAAAATCGGTTACCTTCATCAATTGATGGCCGGCGCGGTGTGGACGAGCATCCACGCGCTGCCGGCGGTCCGGCAGGAGACCCTGATCGTGGCGGGCACCGACGACCCGATCATCCCGGTGGCCAACGCACGCATCATGAATTTCCTACTGCCGCACTCGCATCTGCATCTGCATTCCGGCGGGCACGTCGACCTCATCACCAACGCCGGCGAGTTGGCGCCGGTGATCGCGCGGTTCCTCAATGAGCCGGGGGAACGCGCGTGA
- a CDS encoding PHA/PHB synthase family protein has protein sequence MAHTSTLQPSELAAPLDMLLTSATKPFARRMMPNQAWARMAASLAKQPGTVLDRGKELAHELGDIATGDSDRAPQRADKRFSDTAWQQNPLLHRIMQGYLAVSDTAEKLFADADLDWRDEAQMRFVFDNAIEGLAPTNNPLISPLGWKAMIDTGGLSAVRGLKAFARDIMSSPRVPAMVEPDAYTVGETVAVTKGAVVLQTRMFELIQYAPQTPTVHAVPLLMVPPVINKYYIMDIAPGRSMIEYFVQQGQQVFAISWRNPQARQKDWDINAYGAAIIEAIDAVRAITGAAGAHLMASCSGGIITAMTAAHLAETGDGDKVASLTLAVTVLDQDRAGFASAAMSDRAAQAAIATSAKKGYLDGKAMAEMFAWLRPTDLVWRYWVNNYVQGRSPAAFDVLFWNADTTRMAAALHRDMVLMGLNNSLVTPGAVSMLGTPVDLSKITCDAYVIGGIADHISPWQATYRSAKLLGSKDNRYVLSTSGHIAALVNPPGNPKASYRIAQVTDGTPEEWLTEAEKSSDSWWPDYVAWLAERSGDDVDAPKTLGAEGFIATGPAPGTYVLQK, from the coding sequence ATGGCTCACACATCTACGCTGCAACCCTCCGAACTCGCCGCACCCCTGGACATGCTGCTGACCAGCGCCACCAAGCCGTTCGCCCGCCGCATGATGCCGAACCAGGCCTGGGCCCGGATGGCCGCCAGCCTGGCCAAGCAGCCCGGCACCGTGCTCGACCGCGGCAAGGAACTGGCCCACGAGCTCGGCGACATCGCCACCGGCGACTCCGACCGGGCCCCGCAGCGCGCCGACAAGCGCTTCAGTGATACTGCGTGGCAACAGAATCCGCTACTGCACCGGATCATGCAGGGCTACCTGGCCGTGTCGGACACCGCCGAGAAGCTCTTCGCCGACGCCGACCTGGACTGGCGCGACGAAGCACAGATGCGGTTCGTGTTCGACAACGCCATCGAAGGTCTGGCCCCCACCAACAACCCGTTGATCAGCCCGCTGGGCTGGAAAGCGATGATCGACACCGGTGGCCTCAGCGCCGTCCGCGGCCTGAAAGCCTTTGCCCGCGACATCATGTCGTCACCACGGGTGCCTGCCATGGTCGAGCCGGACGCCTACACCGTCGGCGAGACGGTCGCCGTCACCAAGGGCGCCGTGGTGCTGCAGACCCGGATGTTCGAGCTGATCCAGTACGCGCCGCAGACCCCGACGGTGCATGCGGTGCCGCTGTTGATGGTGCCGCCGGTGATCAACAAGTACTACATCATGGACATCGCCCCCGGCCGCAGCATGATCGAGTACTTCGTGCAGCAGGGCCAGCAGGTTTTTGCCATCTCGTGGCGCAATCCACAAGCCCGGCAAAAGGATTGGGACATCAACGCCTACGGGGCGGCGATCATCGAAGCCATCGACGCGGTGCGGGCCATCACCGGCGCAGCCGGCGCCCACCTGATGGCGAGCTGCTCGGGCGGCATCATCACGGCCATGACCGCGGCGCACCTGGCCGAGACCGGTGACGGCGACAAGGTCGCCAGCCTCACCCTCGCGGTGACGGTGCTGGATCAAGACCGCGCCGGATTCGCCTCTGCCGCAATGAGTGACCGGGCCGCCCAGGCCGCGATCGCGACCTCCGCAAAGAAGGGCTATCTGGACGGCAAGGCCATGGCCGAGATGTTCGCGTGGCTGCGCCCGACCGATCTGGTCTGGCGCTACTGGGTGAACAACTACGTACAGGGCCGCAGCCCGGCGGCGTTCGACGTCTTGTTCTGGAACGCCGACACCACCCGCATGGCGGCCGCGCTGCACCGCGACATGGTGCTGATGGGCCTGAACAATTCGCTCGTCACGCCCGGCGCGGTGAGCATGCTCGGCACGCCCGTCGACCTGTCCAAGATCACGTGCGACGCCTACGTCATCGGCGGCATCGCCGACCACATCTCACCGTGGCAGGCCACCTACCGCAGCGCGAAGTTGTTGGGCAGCAAGGACAATCGCTACGTGTTGTCCACCAGTGGCCACATCGCCGCGCTGGTCAACCCGCCGGGGAACCCGAAGGCGTCGTACCGGATCGCCCAGGTGACCGACGGAACGCCGGAGGAATGGCTGACCGAGGCCGAAAAGTCCAGTGACTCTTGGTGGCCCGACTACGTCGCGTGGCTGGCCGAGCGCAGCGGCGACGACGTCGACGCCCCGAAGACGCTGGGCGCCGAGGGCTTCATCGCCACCGGCCCGGCGCCCGGCACGTACGTGCTGCAGAAATGA
- a CDS encoding long-chain-fatty-acid--CoA ligase, giving the protein MTNLAQNLVASRTRRPDSVALRCDDQTYTYAQFDDAAARVATLLRQSGIEPGDRVGVMLPNGPAFAAAFYGILYAGAVAVPMNPLLKAPEIEFYLSNTTARALFAPPAFAGEAQAGAEAAGAGCWVVDDAGLVALIDGLAAQPVPVNRADDDTAVVLHTSGTTGKPKGAELTHGGLGRNADVCVRTLLNIGPDDVVMGCLPLFHVFGLTCGLNSAVLAGATLSLLPRFDPARTLELIERDGVTIFEGVPTMYSALLAAAGTASTDTLRIAVSGGAAIPVQVLQDFEKTFDCPVLEGYGLSETSPVAAFNHPDRPRKPGSIGTPVEGVEMRVVDNDGAEVAPGEPGEIQIRGHNVMKGYWNLPAATAEAINADGWFATGDIARTDEDGYYYIVDRKKALIIRGGFNVYPREIEEVLYTHPAVAEAAVVGIPHDSLGEEVGAAVSLKPGLEVAADELREFVKSQVAAYKYPRRIWFLDDLPKGPTGKLLRREITIPTNDSKD; this is encoded by the coding sequence ATGACCAACCTCGCCCAGAACCTCGTCGCCAGCCGGACCCGTCGCCCCGACAGCGTCGCCCTCCGCTGTGACGACCAGACCTACACCTACGCCCAGTTCGACGACGCCGCCGCCCGCGTCGCCACGCTGCTGCGGCAGTCCGGCATCGAACCGGGTGACCGGGTGGGCGTCATGCTGCCGAACGGTCCGGCCTTCGCCGCCGCGTTCTACGGCATTCTCTACGCCGGCGCCGTCGCGGTGCCGATGAACCCGCTGCTCAAGGCCCCGGAGATCGAGTTCTACCTCTCCAACACGACGGCCAGGGCGCTGTTCGCACCCCCGGCCTTCGCCGGTGAGGCACAGGCCGGCGCCGAGGCGGCGGGCGCGGGCTGCTGGGTGGTCGACGACGCCGGGTTGGTGGCGCTGATCGACGGACTCGCGGCACAACCGGTCCCGGTCAACCGCGCGGACGACGACACCGCCGTCGTCCTCCACACGTCGGGTACGACGGGCAAGCCCAAGGGCGCCGAACTGACCCACGGCGGCCTGGGCCGCAACGCCGACGTCTGCGTGCGGACGCTGCTGAACATCGGGCCCGACGACGTGGTGATGGGCTGCCTGCCGCTGTTTCACGTGTTCGGTCTGACCTGCGGCCTGAACTCGGCGGTGCTGGCCGGCGCGACCCTGAGCCTGCTGCCCCGCTTCGATCCGGCCCGGACCCTGGAGCTGATCGAGCGTGACGGCGTCACCATCTTCGAGGGCGTCCCGACGATGTACTCGGCGCTCCTGGCCGCGGCCGGTACGGCGTCGACGGACACGCTGCGGATCGCCGTCTCGGGCGGCGCCGCGATTCCGGTGCAGGTGCTGCAGGACTTCGAGAAGACCTTCGACTGCCCGGTCTTGGAGGGCTACGGACTGTCCGAGACCTCGCCGGTGGCGGCGTTCAACCATCCGGACCGCCCGCGCAAGCCCGGGTCGATCGGTACCCCGGTCGAGGGCGTCGAGATGCGCGTCGTCGACAACGACGGCGCCGAGGTGGCGCCGGGCGAGCCCGGTGAAATCCAGATCCGCGGGCACAACGTCATGAAGGGCTACTGGAACCTGCCTGCGGCCACCGCCGAAGCCATCAACGCCGACGGTTGGTTCGCCACCGGCGACATCGCCCGGACCGATGAGGACGGCTACTACTACATCGTCGATCGCAAGAAGGCGCTCATCATCCGCGGCGGTTTCAACGTCTACCCCCGCGAGATCGAAGAGGTGCTCTACACCCACCCCGCCGTCGCCGAGGCGGCCGTCGTGGGCATCCCGCACGACTCGCTCGGCGAGGAGGTCGGCGCCGCCGTCAGCCTCAAGCCGGGCCTCGAGGTCGCCGCCGACGAACTCCGCGAGTTCGTCAAGAGCCAGGTGGCCGCCTACAAGTACCCGCGACGCATCTGGTTCCTCGACGACCTGCCCAAGGGCCCGACCGGGAAGCTCCTCCGTCGCGAAATCACCATCCCCACAAACGATTCAAAGGACTGA
- a CDS encoding PucR family transcriptional regulator, which yields MAGVDEHMRELSQIMLTRVEALGEQLADRIYSRIDGYRATPAARENVRESCVANMTFVFHTLCNDGEADLSPAEATGRQRAVEGIPLAAVMTAYRIGFRYMWESSVAAAREAGIPTESILEASARIFLSQDEFTQAMTGAYREELTSQIMDREEERSALVEAVLLGRITDNQSLWEAADLLGLPTTGPYVVAAAEIPAIGKLGLPEIASKLAARDIRSAWRLLPDLQVGVVHLRQDATYDVLVEVLRKIATARVGLSPAFASLAETGEGLRLARLAVAGRPSRDGFVCAFDDAPLAFAAVSAPEVMNRIEESVLGGLRGLPSEERAILSQTFQAWLDAGGSANEAAAAIFCHPNTIRHRLHRIEERTGRSLSRPRDVAELCLAFEISQRLPD from the coding sequence ATGGCCGGGGTCGACGAGCACATGCGGGAACTCAGCCAGATCATGCTGACGCGTGTGGAGGCGCTCGGCGAGCAACTGGCCGACCGCATCTACAGCCGCATCGACGGCTACCGCGCCACGCCCGCGGCGCGCGAGAACGTGCGCGAAAGTTGCGTCGCCAACATGACTTTCGTGTTCCACACCCTCTGCAACGACGGCGAGGCGGACCTGTCGCCGGCGGAAGCGACCGGCCGGCAGCGGGCCGTCGAGGGCATTCCGCTGGCCGCGGTGATGACCGCCTATCGCATCGGGTTCCGGTACATGTGGGAGAGCAGCGTCGCCGCCGCGCGGGAGGCCGGCATCCCGACCGAGTCCATCCTGGAGGCCAGCGCGCGCATCTTCCTCAGCCAGGACGAGTTCACCCAGGCGATGACCGGCGCCTACCGGGAGGAGCTCACCAGCCAGATCATGGACCGGGAAGAGGAACGGTCGGCTCTGGTCGAGGCGGTGCTGCTCGGCCGCATCACCGACAACCAGAGCCTGTGGGAGGCGGCCGATCTGCTGGGCCTGCCGACGACGGGCCCGTATGTGGTTGCGGCGGCCGAGATTCCGGCCATCGGAAAGTTGGGGTTACCCGAGATCGCGAGCAAGCTCGCTGCCCGTGACATCCGGTCGGCCTGGCGCCTGCTGCCCGATCTGCAGGTCGGCGTCGTGCACCTGCGGCAGGACGCGACGTATGACGTGCTGGTCGAGGTGCTGCGCAAGATCGCGACGGCGCGGGTCGGCCTCAGCCCGGCGTTCGCGAGCCTGGCGGAGACCGGTGAAGGGCTGCGTCTGGCCCGGCTGGCGGTGGCCGGGAGGCCGAGCCGTGACGGCTTCGTCTGCGCCTTCGACGACGCGCCGCTGGCGTTCGCCGCCGTCAGCGCGCCGGAGGTGATGAACCGCATCGAGGAGTCGGTGCTCGGCGGGCTCCGTGGGCTGCCCTCCGAGGAGCGGGCGATCCTCTCTCAGACCTTCCAGGCGTGGCTCGACGCCGGCGGATCCGCCAACGAGGCGGCGGCCGCAATCTTCTGTCACCCCAACACAATTCGGCACCGGCTGCACCGCATCGAGGAGCGGACGGGCCGGTCCCTGTCGCGTCCGCGCGACGTCGCCGAGCTGTGTCTGGCCTTCGAGATCAGCCAGCGCCTGCCTGACTAG
- a CDS encoding acyl-CoA dehydrogenase: protein MGHYKSNVRDQVFNLFEVFGVDKAMGEGKFADLDADTAGEMLNEIARLAEGPIADSFADGDRNPPVFDPATHTVKLPEPFKKSMRALLDGGWDKVGLKEELGGMPMPRALQWALIEHVLGANPAAYMYAMGSGMCEIFYNNGTDEQKKWAVLAAERGWGATMVLTEPDAGSDVGAGRTKATQQADGTWHIDGVKRFITSADSDDLFENIMHLVLARPEGAGPGTKGLSLFFVPKFHFDPETGEPGERNGAFVTNVEHKMGLKVSATCELTLGQHGIPAVGWLVGEVHNGIAQMFDVIEQARMMVGTKAIATLSTGYLNALEYAKTRIQGADLTQMMDKTAPRVTIMHHPDVRRALLTQKSYAEGLRAVYLYTASFQDAEVAKAVHGVDAELAFKVNDLMLPIVKGVGSERAYEKLTESLQTFGGSGFLQDYPVEQYIRDAKIDSLYEGTTAIQAQDFFFRKIIRDKGQALAFVAGEIEQLIKNQDGNGRLKAERELLATALGDVQGMAATLTGYLMAAQEDPKSIYKVGLGSVRFLLAVGDLVIGWLLLKQAAVAIKALDEGATGDDRAFYEGKIASASFFAKNMLPLLTSVRGVIESIDNETMELDEASF, encoded by the coding sequence GTGGGCCACTACAAGAGCAACGTCCGTGACCAGGTGTTCAACCTGTTCGAGGTCTTCGGCGTAGACAAGGCGATGGGTGAAGGCAAGTTCGCCGACCTGGACGCCGACACCGCCGGTGAAATGCTCAACGAGATCGCGCGCCTGGCCGAGGGCCCGATCGCCGATTCGTTCGCCGACGGCGACCGCAACCCGCCGGTCTTCGACCCCGCGACCCACACCGTCAAGCTTCCCGAGCCCTTCAAGAAGTCGATGCGTGCCCTGCTCGACGGCGGCTGGGACAAGGTCGGCCTGAAAGAAGAGCTCGGCGGCATGCCGATGCCCCGCGCGCTGCAGTGGGCCCTCATCGAGCACGTCCTCGGCGCCAACCCGGCCGCCTACATGTACGCCATGGGCTCGGGCATGTGCGAAATCTTCTACAACAACGGCACCGACGAGCAGAAGAAGTGGGCCGTTCTGGCTGCCGAGCGCGGCTGGGGCGCCACCATGGTGCTGACCGAGCCCGACGCCGGTTCTGACGTGGGCGCCGGCCGCACCAAGGCCACCCAGCAGGCCGACGGCACCTGGCACATCGACGGTGTGAAGCGATTCATCACCTCGGCCGACTCGGACGACCTATTCGAAAACATCATGCACCTGGTCCTGGCCCGCCCCGAGGGCGCCGGCCCGGGCACCAAGGGTCTGTCGCTGTTCTTCGTGCCGAAGTTCCACTTCGACCCCGAGACCGGCGAGCCCGGCGAGCGCAACGGCGCCTTCGTCACCAACGTCGAGCACAAGATGGGCCTGAAGGTTTCGGCCACCTGTGAGCTGACCCTCGGCCAGCACGGCATCCCCGCCGTCGGTTGGCTCGTCGGCGAGGTCCACAACGGCATTGCGCAGATGTTCGACGTCATCGAGCAGGCCCGCATGATGGTCGGCACCAAGGCCATCGCGACCCTGTCGACCGGCTACCTGAACGCTCTCGAGTACGCCAAGACCCGCATCCAGGGTGCTGACCTGACCCAGATGATGGACAAGACCGCTCCGCGCGTCACGATCATGCACCACCCGGACGTTCGCCGGGCGCTGCTGACCCAGAAGTCCTACGCCGAGGGCCTGCGCGCCGTGTACCTGTACACCGCGTCGTTCCAGGACGCCGAGGTCGCCAAGGCCGTCCACGGTGTGGACGCCGAGCTGGCCTTCAAGGTCAACGACCTGATGCTCCCGATCGTCAAGGGTGTCGGCTCCGAGCGCGCCTACGAGAAGCTGACCGAGTCGCTGCAGACCTTCGGTGGTTCCGGCTTCCTGCAGGACTACCCGGTCGAGCAGTACATCCGTGACGCCAAGATCGACTCGCTGTACGAAGGCACCACCGCCATCCAGGCGCAGGACTTCTTCTTCCGCAAGATCATCCGCGACAAGGGCCAGGCCCTGGCCTTCGTCGCCGGCGAGATCGAGCAGCTGATCAAGAACCAGGACGGCAACGGCCGCCTGAAGGCCGAGCGCGAGCTGCTCGCCACCGCTCTGGGCGACGTCCAGGGCATGGCTGCCACCCTGACCGGCTACCTGATGGCCGCTCAGGAAGACCCGAAGTCGATCTACAAGGTCGGCCTGGGCTCGGTCCGCTTCCTGCTGGCCGTCGGTGACCTGGTCATCGGCTGGCTGCTGCTGAAGCAGGCCGCGGTCGCCATCAAGGCGCTCGACGAGGGCGCCACCGGCGACGACCGTGCGTTCTACGAGGGCAAGATCGCGTCGGCCTCGTTCTTCGCGAAGAACATGCTGCCGCTGCTCACCAGCGTCCGCGGTGTCATCGAGTCCATCGACAACGAGACCATGGAGCTGGACGAAGCGTCCTTCTGA
- a CDS encoding dihydrodipicolinate reductase: MGATAIRSAVAFPGLELTAVITSSEDKAGRDAATFAKLDTATGKVATTDIDAALAECDAVAYMSSGDIRPEEAIADIERCLRAGRHVVTPSLYSLYDPASAPAEWVERLSDAAAAGNASLLVSGVDPGWGNDALAVTAAGLCTRIKTIRCQEIFDYSTYNQPEAVRVRCGFGGSMDETPLMLIPTIPTMVWGGNVRLIGRGLGIEIDDITETCERLPLTEAVENVMGRFEAGTQGAFRLEVIGWSQGVQRVIIEHITRIDPSCAPDWPQPDEGVGDHRVIIDGDPQLTIVVRADVPGGTRADGGNTTAANRLLGAIEWLATQKPGIYDGLDVPLHPPLPAAVEATRWA, encoded by the coding sequence ATGGGGGCCACGGCGATCCGCTCGGCGGTCGCGTTCCCGGGGCTTGAGCTGACGGCGGTCATCACCTCGAGCGAGGACAAGGCCGGCCGCGATGCGGCGACGTTCGCCAAGCTCGACACCGCGACCGGGAAGGTCGCCACCACCGACATCGACGCGGCCCTCGCGGAGTGCGACGCCGTGGCCTATATGTCTTCCGGAGACATCCGCCCGGAGGAGGCCATCGCCGACATCGAGCGCTGTCTGCGGGCCGGCCGGCACGTCGTGACGCCGTCGCTGTACTCCCTCTATGACCCGGCTTCGGCGCCCGCCGAATGGGTCGAGCGGCTCTCCGACGCGGCGGCCGCCGGCAACGCCTCGCTGCTGGTCTCGGGTGTCGATCCCGGGTGGGGCAACGACGCGCTCGCCGTGACGGCCGCCGGGCTGTGCACCCGGATCAAGACCATCCGGTGCCAGGAAATCTTCGACTACTCGACCTACAACCAGCCCGAAGCGGTGCGCGTGCGCTGCGGTTTCGGCGGATCGATGGACGAGACGCCGCTGATGCTGATCCCGACCATCCCGACCATGGTCTGGGGCGGCAACGTGCGGCTGATCGGCCGCGGGCTCGGTATCGAGATCGACGACATCACCGAGACCTGCGAGCGCCTGCCGCTGACCGAGGCCGTCGAGAACGTCATGGGCCGATTCGAAGCCGGTACCCAGGGCGCCTTCCGGCTGGAGGTCATTGGCTGGTCGCAGGGTGTGCAGCGCGTGATCATCGAACACATCACCCGCATCGACCCGTCCTGCGCGCCGGATTGGCCGCAGCCTGACGAGGGCGTGGGGGATCACCGCGTGATCATCGACGGCGATCCGCAGCTCACGATCGTGGTGCGGGCCGACGTTCCCGGAGGCACCCGCGCCGACGGCGGCAACACCACCGCGGCCAACCGGCTCCTCGGTGCGATCGAGTGGCTCGCGACCCAGAAGCCGGGTATCTACGACGGTCTCGACGTGCCGCTGCACCCGCCGCTACCGGCAGCGGTTGAGGCGACGCGCTGGGCCTGA